TAATTCTGCAATTCAGTTAAATTCACGAATTTTATTGGCAATTGAATTGTTTTTTAGCAAGAACatctttgttaatgtttataATCCTATTACAAAGACACCAAATCCTCAATTCAGTTTGTCTAGTTTTCCATTGCGACTGTTGTTTTTCCTCCATTCCCATGGCTCTTTAGGATCCGAAGATGCCCATAATCCAATCCCAGCAGCTCTAGCTTTCCTCGCCCACTAATGCCAAGCATAAAGGTCATGTGTCAAATAAAGTGCAACAGACACTAGGTTTgagaataacaaaagaaaaactggATTTCACCTCTATGAGTCCAGGACGCTTGTCATAGGCTGCATAATGCCAGGCAAGCCCTTTCTTAAGCATTATTTCCTGCACAAAGGAAACCGAAGACACAAAAGGATGAGAAATAGGAAGGGGATTCTTACAATGTAAATAATCCAAGGAAAATGCTAGCCTTAAGGCGGTTTAGCGGCCTACCTGTGCAAATTTTCCATGGCAATAAACGTCTCCTACCAATCTACCATACTGATCCTCCCCGTAAACATGAACATTCAAACACTTGCCTTGAACTAGGTAAGCAAGTTCTTCCTTGGCCTCTTTTCCAAAGGGTTGTCTGTTCTCTGGTGCATCAATGCCCCTGTTTATCCAATAATGTGATTACTGATTAGAACAATTTCCGTTTCATGTAACCAAAATCAAATAAGACTCCGTTCTAGTTCTACCTCAACCGAATCCGATACTTTCTGGCAAGAATATCCACATTGTTTGAGCCTTTTAACATTCTGTATGTATAATAACAAAACAATTGGCTTCAGTGACTTTTAACGTTTGAACACATGAAATTTAGGATAAGCAAGAGAACCTGTAACCAGCATCAATAGTGGTCTTATGAAGTGCATCTGCCTTCGGATAATCCCTGGATGTACGTGCTTTTGATCGTTCTAATAATGCCTCTAATACATGGCTTGGCACACTGAGAGCTTCCTTATGGTCCGCAGCGTCAACATAAACAGTTAACCCATCCCCATCAACAGCTTTTGCATCCACCTAGTAGTAATTTTTACTTGTGAAACTAAACTTGAAACTTTTTTCAAGAGAATATAGAATGAGCTAGTTTTGCTATCATTTTAAAGAACAGCATTATCTCACCGGAACTGTCTGTAATTTGAATTTCACTTCTTCAGGAGGAAAGACTACTACTGCAGGAATTTCAGTCCGGTGCTCATGTAGAATCGGAAGACCATAAAATTTTAATAAACCCtttgacaaaaacaaaaacaaaacccctgaGTCTCGTTTCAATATGAAAACTTGTGCATGTCTAGTAATGTATATGCACCTCTACATCGGCCTTTTGGTGTTGGTGCAAAGCCTGCATGACAAGCCTAGATGCTTGTTCAGGTGTTTTTGTTGGTGGCTTTGCATCTTTCCATGCCTTGAATAGTTTTTTGTACCTTCAACATTTATAACTAaatcaaacaagtttaaaatcGGTATTTTAGATCAAACAAGCTGGATGAAAGTAGCACAGTACCATCTAGCTTGAGCTTTCTTTGATGATGTTACATGCTCACTGAGCTGTTCAGGAACCTTCAAAAATCAAGAAATTTCATGTTAATTAACACTGAAATAGTGATCAACTACTATAAAATGGAAGAGCTAAGCTAAACTGCTGGATTTTACCTGACAAGTGTTCTCAAAGTGAAAAAGATCAAGAGCCAGAGCTGAAACACTATTAGTAGGTTGGGAGACAGCATGACCATGGTGATCTGGTGTTGATGTGTCAAAATCTTGATCATCAGTTGTTGAGCTGAAACAAATCCCACATATAATCCTAATAAGAGTGTTTCCAACTCCCCTGCACAGGCTTGAGAAAATTCCCATACTGAAATAGGAAATGAAGAGGATACAGCAGAGTGGTTTATAATAAAGCAagcaaaaggaaaattcaattaTTATGAGTAAGATACAAAGGAACAAGCAGGTAAGAAGACTTAATAAAATGTTGAGAAGTCAACAAGAAATATTGACTCTTTAGTCAACAAGCATAATTCACCAAAATTTGGTAATCTTCTTGCAGTGTTGTAGAATTTAGTACCCCTGCAGCAGTCTTAAAAATATAAATATGCACCAGTTATTCCAGTAGAATTTGGTAACCCCTTGCAATTCTCAACTAAACTTCAAGTTCGATGCCTGAATTCATTCCATTGTTGTGAGAGTCTTACGCATTTCAGTGGTTTGTGTATTTCTATTTTTTAGTAGGCATTATCTCATCGTTCAAATTTAATTTTGCAGCATTTGTGTGGCGTGTTTTCTCTTTTATTGGCGTGTTatctcttttatcaatatttttgaataattttttttgcaaatcttAAATCAATAATAATACCTTTGGAAAAAGTAGAAGTTCAAAGACAAATTGTACAAGTGTTTTGGAAAGTTTGAAATTACAATATTTAAGGTACACAGGTGGTGGCTTTTATAATAGAGAACAAGCTTGGAGCATTGCAGGTGAAAAATCCCTGTCAAATTTGGACCACACAGGAAATTTTTTGCACTAACAAAATGGATCAGTATCAAGCATAAAACACGCTAAAATCTCATGggaaaataaaggaaattttcaaGACCCAATTACTAGTTCCAGGGTAAACTACACATAAGCGGATACGAGCCCCGACGATAGGGGTGTGCAGAAAAACCAAAACCGTGGTTTTCACCCGTAACAATccgtaaaattgcgggtgaaaaccaatccgcaagagtctaTGGATCGGATACGGTTGAGCTTTCAAATCCTCAAGGTTTAGCGATTTGGTCgcggttggactttgaaatccgcggattcacctGCACCCGCAAAAATTGAGTTTTAgattttagattagattagattagatatcTCTAATTTAATTTACTGGGAATAAGAGGTTCCTCTTCTTCAGAGAACATTTCAAGATCTGCATAATCTTCTTGAAAAAACTGAAGGTTTTGAAGCTTCTCGATGCTTGCATGTGATCCACTCCGTCCGTTGCGAGAACTACTGGAAAAAGAAGTTGTGTCCTCCTCTTGATactgaatataaacacaaaacaaggtAGCAGTTAATTATCCGCCAAAGGTGGTCTAATGTGTACAAGAATCCTGCTAAAGAACTAATCCAGGAAATTTATCCTGCTATTTGTCAATTCATAAAGGACATTAAATTCGTTTTCCAAAATAAGGtgctacatcaaatgattaaagATCACTATACTTATCAGTTGCAGTGTTATTTAAGATTACTACCTAGTAAGTATATATTGTACTCATAATGTGCAACAAAACTTTGGCATTTGCTTCattgttattaatttattatcatgGGAGTGAGAcagtgagttaacataaatagagAGATCAATTACCCATACGAAGGGATTTTCACAGATaggcagatttttttttttaaattctaaatccgcggttaatccgcatccgatCCGCATCACCCGCTAATCCTTGGAtgtcaaatccgcgggtgattgggccggttacggttcaattttccaaatccgcaactttgaaaGTTTGGttggtgacccctaatccgcaaccgtccgtccgttgcacatccCTACCCGACAGAAACAACTAAACAAGGGTGATTattagaaccctgattttgggcatactgaaatcttattaggaatactgcataaagacaaaaaaaggttgtgaaatagcaaaatcagattaccccttaacccaaactttttttaatggcaaatatgccctttacgtattagtgttagtaatattgattagtggttaaatatttttttagtgattaagataattttcagaattataaaggttgtttagatgatttttggATCATGGCTCGGCGAAACAAGTTGAGGTTCGGGTCACatatatgagccgaatctaccaattgatgaacggttcggctcactgaatctgtttactgcatgcgccgaacctataattttcaattccaacccttttgctcgacactagttcggcttatatgaaagtttcatagtaagccgaacaacatcctgaatagcccggaaaaaaaataattactggttcggcttatatttcgaaaatcgtatgagccgaacatcaatttgttattttttgggttaaaatattgttattggttcagcacatattgagaatattgtaatagccgaacctcgtaaatgtgctaggttcggcacatattatgattattgaATACGCCGAACCcttatgcatctctatctgtgactaggaagcttttgtgaagaacagttcggctaaaaacgcaactcaattttgagccgaacccaacactataaccgtcatttaatcgatgaaaaacagcaaataggagattgggtttgtaaaacttactttcttatcctcatttccggagttggagatgcagttggttcaatttctggttcaattggtggttgattttcagtttctacacctccatcttcaattggttcttcttcttcaattgatggattagaagacgatttggtttgcctagtccctgcttttttttgtacgagtcattatgcggttgagtttaatcgacgatcaaatttttacgaatcgacaattaatcacgatgatgaatttttttttttcgcaggagggggaagagttcggctagaggaggaagaagaagagatgttaagggaaactgattttgattttttagaaaactgattttagatttttgtattaagggtatatatgcaattgaactacccataggataccccttataaggtcatccaagatgggactattgttttgtatgcctagaaagatttaggtatgcccaaaattagaGTTCGATTATTAATGCAAAATCCATTGCATTGGACCCAAAATTTTGGGACGGCCCAGAAGACTAGTATCGACCAGAAAGATTCATGGATAAGAATTTTAAAGGATACCATTTGGGATTGGATTTGGGAGTTTCCCTGCTATTAACTTTGCTTTGGCCAGAAAGATATAGGACAATCAATCCAGGTCTTTGATCATTCCCGTCTTCACTCCACTACTAATCCCAATGTTAGAATCATTCCCCTCTTCTTGATTAATTGCTTCTATAGCAGTCGTAAATGGCAGTGCATCAAAGAGAGATTAATGCAACTCCCGAACATTCAAGAATACAAGAACAGATAAACGGCATGACTCATGAGATTCTCAGGGTTTTATTGTATCTGGAAGTCCATAATTTTGCCACTCAACTATATTCACAAATTCTACTGGTAattaaatttttgttttcttaaaatAAGAAGTTATAAGTTTAACTATGAACTGTTAATCTcattcaccaaaaaaaaaatcataatcgaATACAAATTTTTTAAGGAATAAAGATCACTGTGAGTTTAGTATTCGACAAATTATCTAATTCTGCatcaaataaattatttattttcttctactTTCTTATCTGGTACTATGATGATTTTCTTCCTATTTCTCATCCCCCTACCACTCCGTTGCTACATTCATACGCCTCATTAGTGCTCTAAGCATCTTCAACTCTTGTTGCTGAAAATTCCAAACAAATAAGAAAAAGGTTTGAGTAAATTTAAACCGATAAAAAgtggattatatatatatatatacctgctGATTATAAATACTTTGTTGAACTTCCATGCTCTTCCTGCTGTAGTATGAATCTAAACTACAATACAAAACCTGTCCAAAGTAATGCGTTTAGCAGTTTTAGCAGCGTCATGGGAGAAACTAATAAAGAAAAGAAGGGAAAATTGTGAGACAAATACGAGAGTATTTTTGTATCCACGTATGTTATAGAATTACAAAATTATTTATAGACGGCAGGAAACTTGTTACCCAAGTAGGCGAAAAAATCTTTCATGGTTTTTTCGTGTCCAACCCACAGCCCGGATACTATATTGCGTATAAAGAACAACTCTATCTAACGGGAACTGTCTCTAATTTAAATTTCACTTCTTTAGGAGGAAAGACTACTGCTCATGTAGAACCGGAAGACCGTAAAattctaaagacttaaaggcttAGACAAAAAAAGCTttcacgttgaacggtgaggaaatcCTCATTTTCTATTGgccggcttttttttttttttgtgaaactaggattttggtgaggacacttggttAAGTATGATTGGTTaaaaaatatggaaaagaaaaaaaaagaaaccaaataCAATTTGGAATTCATGCTGTATTATGGGAAAGAAAAAACCAAACCGTGAACACgttaggaaaaaaaaagaaaaaaaacaaactagCCGAAAACGAATTCTAATAGTGTATATAAAGACTGTTCATCGTTTCTTGAAAATTCAAACCTATAATTTTGAATAGTGTATATAATTTGTGTTTGTGTTTTAATAGTGTATATAATTTGTGTTTTAAGAGGATAAAATTTTGAATTGTTGTTTAATTTTTCTCTATCACGGGATTAATGATACAAGATACCGTAAGCTGTAGTCTGATTTTAGGTTCTTGATTAAAATTCCCAGTGAATGGTTTTGGTTGGTTGTACCCATTGGATATTGCTGCATCTTTctgtttttcagggaattgaagatgtTGTTAGTGATTAGTGTGGTgttttagttttgtttgattttatgtGTGTTTATGCCTTGATAAATCAGCGTATTTTTGTGCGGGATCTCCTTCTCCATGAAGATGAGAGACGTAAATAAATACTGTAGGACTTGATGCTGCAAAAAATAGAATGGTATTAGAAACCATGTGTCTTCggcattgatgaagaagaaatgaaattaAAAAGAGTTGATTGATTTGTTGCCAATGATACCTAATCTAAGCCTTATTTTTCTCAATGAGTATATGTTTGTAGATCATTTTGAATCGGTCGCAATCTTTTCATGTTTGCACATATTCACtatgaaaaacaacaacaacatattttctatgaaaataaaacataaaattggttaaaaagatcaaaatcaacaatttctgggtgaaaaggacacttagattttgatactgtttaaatagacaaaaatataaaaatagccaggatgtaaacggtttcatcctacccattctcaaatactttttcttatttttaatttacatcaggatgcatccagtttcatccttgctattttttaagtttaagtctggatgaatccagtttcattcttgctatttttttagtgtccatttcacccatactaatttttactcgtaaatttgaaccatgttttaaaaatctttggataaatgacccattttccgaaaataaaataaaagaaaaaataaataaaatccgcatatatatatatatatatatatatattttgaaaccAGGCATAGGGCCACTGGCTTACCTCCTGAGTAAACTCGGCCCCCTTTCCCACAGTAAAGTAAGTTAGTATAATTACACGAGATTTCCAATGTTTGATCGGAGACTCAAACTGCTGACCTCCTATTTGAGAATCAGACTCCTGGCCTCCTGGGCTAACcccatatattttttatttttgatgtatTCGCCTCgcaatacaaaatcaaaaatatatcgCCACCGCGAGGCCAAgcccacaccaaatcaaaaatgcatcgccgccgggcggggcgaggcgaagcccaGCGCATAGCAAGTTAAAAGAGAAAAATTGCccagtgcgtagcacgggcacaaatctagttttaataaaccctttaacaaaaacaaaaataaaaccgcCTTAGTCTTGTTTCTTAACACTACACAATAAAAACTAAAATTGAGTTGACAATGCCTCTCCAGAGAGTGAAGTCATTGGGCATTGATCATGAGACCTGAGATCGAAATTTCATGTGCATGTCCAGTAATGCATGTGTACCTCTACATCGGCCTTTTGGTGTGGTGTAAGGCCTTCATGACAAGCATAGATGCCTGTTCAGATGTTTTTGTTGGTGGTTTTGCATCTTTCCAGACCTTCAACGGTTTTTGTACCTTCGACATTTTAGTACAAGAGGAAGTGAGAAGCATCTTTGGGAATTCTCAAACTAAACTATACTTTAAATCTGTGGTAAAGGAGACGTTGCGGCTTCATGCTCCAGTTCCATTACTAGATCCCGGTATGGGTGACCTTTAATGCAAAAGCTATATCAATGGAACCAAAATTTATTTTGGGATGAACCGGAAGACTGTCGACCAGAAAGATTCATGACTGCGAACATTGATTTACTACGAGTACTAGACTTGAGATGATAGTGTTGGACCTAGGAGTTGCTCTGCTATTAAATTAGCTTTGGTCGTAATTGAGCTTGTTCTCGCAAACCTTCAGCCACACATTTTCTAGGAATGCCCCTTGGAATGAAATCCATGTGCAAGAAGTTACGGGTTTGCGATGCACAAGAAATTTCCACTTTTCTTGGGTGCTACTACTGCAGATTCGCAGTGCATAAAAATTAATGGATATTAATGGGAGTAACGACCGTCCAGGCTTTCCAAGCTATGTTGTGGACGGTGAGCAAGACGCTTACCTAGGCCCACGATGCGTAACGGCCAATAAGTTGCAAAAGTCGTGAGCCACTACCTTCACATTCACcaattctataaaaaaaaatcattcaggTATAGCAATCTACTTTAAATCTAATTCTCCAAGTAatacaaaaaaagtaaaaaacgcCAACCAAAAAAGA
This portion of the Papaver somniferum cultivar HN1 chromosome 11, ASM357369v1, whole genome shotgun sequence genome encodes:
- the LOC113323045 gene encoding uncharacterized 38.1 kDa protein-like; this translates as MGIFSSLCRGVGNTLIRIICGICFSSTTDDQDFDTSTPDHHGHAVSQPTNSVSALALDLFHFENTCQVPEQLSEHVTSSKKAQARWYKKLFKAWKDAKPPTKTPEQASRLVMQALHQHQKADVEGLLKFYGLPILHEHRTEIPAVVVFPPEEVKFKLQTVPVDAKAVDGDGLTVYVDAADHKEALSVPSHVLEALLERSKARTSRDYPKADALHKTTIDAGYRMLKGSNNVDILARKYRIRLRGIDAPENRQPFGKEAKEELAYLVQGKCLNVHVYGEDQYGRLVGDVYCHGKFAQEIMLKKGLAWHYAAYDKRPGLIEWARKARAAGIGLWASSDPKEPWEWRKNNSRNGKLDKLN